The DNA sequence GATCTCCTATTCATATAAGGCTGACTTGCGATTAGCGGTGGTATACTTTAacaatgtattaaaaaaaaaaacatccgaaAAATAATGAGAAATTTTGGTACTTATTGCAATTTTGCACAACTCCGACCAATTGGGAGTTGATTGAGTAGActttaaaaaacattttgtttcaatttgaACAATTAATAATTTGATTCAACTATTCTTTATAGAAAAACGaactcaaaagaaattcttcatctcttttttttatttttttttatccctCACAGGTTACCAGCAGGCACATTCTCCGGATTGAGCATTCCCGCTCTAGAAAATGGGAACGATTCTTGCGATGAAACCGTGCCGTTGGATGAGCAAATCCACTTTTAAAGTGTAAAAAGTTCTCTACCAGAAAACGGCGCCAATGCTGAAAATATTATTTAGATAAAATAGAAAGACACTGCAATTCATTCAGACAAGATATATTTACAAAAACATAGAATACAAAATGCTTGGAAAGCGCACATTCATAATACGaacaacaaaaccaaaaaaCGAACTAATTCCAACTAGGGACAGATGAGTAgtgaatatatttatttatcaaaacttcaaacggaCAGACAAAATAAATACCAATATAAAGATTTCATAAAAGCATAAACATGTTTGTAGCCTACGTCTAATTGACTCTGATGACAATTCCTTCAAGTCTTCTTTAATTTTTGTTCATTCAATCAATAAAAGCAAATACACTGTTCCCGTATTACCTGAGGCTGGAAGTGGATTTCAGGGCGAAACACATATGCGTAAGTATCGGGTTATTTATTTTGATGAGTTAAATCGCATTGAACAGAATTCTGCTTTCAAACGGTTATTCCGGTCGAATTTTTGATTTTACAAATAGGTAATTAGTTAGAATGTAATTCTCAGAAGCATTGACGCACTGGATACCATTTGTTGAATCTTCCTTGATTTGAATCTTCTGAAATTTGTTGGACTAGTAATTTGAACAATTTAGTTTTAATAGTGTAATGCATATCAGAGACTTATAAAATTTGAGAAGAAACGAGAGAATAGAAGAAGGCATGTATAAAACAAATGTTGTTTCGAGAAGttgttataaattttatttcaaatacaAAATGCTTATATTTCGATCTCACAAACCATTTCAAAACGTAACGAATAAATCATCAACACTGATGAGCATATATTCGCCATTGCGCAATCGGTGTCGTTTTCACCTCTGACGAAGCCCACTCCTCATATTTCGTGTGAAACATCACTCCGTCGAAAGGGGGATCTTCCCTGAATTTCTGCAGGTTCAACCCAATGCAACCCATCGCTTCAACCACGAATCGGTACATGGTCCGGTAGAAAAACACCAACCGAAACGGGCGGCTTTGCACCTTGGTAGGAATTTCCATCGTTGCGGGATCATAGTCATCAGTCACCACCTGATACGCCACGTGCAGCAGCAGATCGGCCTCGAACAGCTGGAGGACGTGGTTCTCCATCAAATTGCACAGAGTGATAACCGTCGGAAGCAAAGGCCGTAATATGGGTTTAAGTTGACGGTAGTCTAATCGTTCGGATACGATCCAGCTAATTAGTTGCAGTTTTCGATCATGGAGATTTTCCCCGACAGTCGGATCGGATGAAAAGAGCTCCGGCAAAGTAGGTAGGACATCAGTGGGTGGAAATTCCACAAAGAAGCGTTGGAGTTTGTGATTGAGCTCATGGTCAAGTTTGATGACGAATGGGTGCGTGTAGGACTTCCGATGCTCAACGCGGTGATACAAAACGATCCCGGCTGTACGCAAGTGAATGCGGAGGGCGAATTTGGGGAGTCGTTCTCCCAATTCTATCCTGCGCATATCAACCGGTCCAAACGAAACGGTGTAAGGCTTCTTGTGCCAGAGTTGATACATGAACGTGTTGGGATGCTTTAGGAAAATCTCTCGCATTTGAGGCGATTCCTCGTGATTGGTAACTGTGGAATAGTCCTAAAAAACTTGGGGAATTAGTGGCGACGTAGAATACAACTTGGATAAAAACTTACCGTTTTGTAGAAATCCAAGCTGGTTTGGAAGCGATCCTTCACATGCGCGTTACGCGGTCCGAACGCCTGTTCCACAACTTTGCTCACATCTACTGATTTTGGCCCCTGACGAATGAATCTGGCTACGTTTATCATCTTGTCCGAGTATTTTCCAAGTCTGTAGTGGAATCGCTTCAATTCTTCAAGCACCACAATATCGTTACCACAAAGAGTAGCGAACAACGGCATTTGCGCAAAATTTAATCCCAAATGCTTCAACAACGCCTTACGATTGTACTCCAGCGTGTCCAAACTAGTGATGTCGAGATCCCTGGATGACCAATACTTCCAATCACCATCGTAAATCAGAAAATCGGAGTCGTTGGAAATAATAGCCAGAGCGTTCGCTTTACAAGCGAACGCAGCCAGCTCTTGATCACACTCCTTCTCCAACGAAACGGTCAATCTACCGTGCCTTCGGGCGAGATATTCTATAGCGTAGCAGCAAGAAGGAGCTTCGTGGTTTGCCAGAATCGCTTCTACATCATCGCCCATATCAACAGCATCGATCAGCTCAAGCATCTCCTGATATCCCCTATCCCGCCGCTGGGACCAGGTATCAAGCTTGAAGTCCAGCACACTTCCATCCACGAAGAACTCCAGCGTCACATCAAGAGATTTGAGCTTTCGCAGGAAACCGTCGATGATCCAGAAGCCTACATTGAAGCGCGCACCGAATATCAACGATTCTCTATCTATTCCCATCAATTCGCCAAGCAAGGCCCACACATCGACGACTATCACTGGCGGTGGAAGCGGAGCGTTGTTGTGGTACTTCCTGaaggtaataaaattaaatgattgaaaaataagaaatcaaatgattggaaaataaaaatcaaatcgtACCGAACTTCATCAGCAATGTTTACTTTGAAGCAACCGTTATCCACCTTGTTGCGGATGAAATGATCCAAATGTTTAACACCCATTGTGTGTTTGCTTAGAATTCGCGAAATAGCCACCGAAACAACTTGACTCAATCAACTCAATCGCAACGCAAGGGCAGATTCAACGGAATAAACAAACTGCTGCCACTTTActgcagggatgccagatacaattttCATACACcgagaaaattctttatattgacTATATTTATCTcacacacggaagaaaaaaagtacccaaaattgagtacttttaaacttacttttgagttattttttctcttcgctttcatccactctttttttttgttgtcaaaaacaaaagagccaaacaatccaacgacgccagttcaatacgggaagccaattttgagttttattacctgaggtcgaaattgagtgaattaaacttaaatttgggtcaataaattttccgttgggtacttttttaacatgggggtaaaggcaaactacttcgaccctacttactcaattttggcttcccgtacggatgttcgaggttgggtgaattaaactcactattgggtagtttatttcttccgtgcacATATTGtgattgtggatttacttgaccaatggattcgaaggtcggttcacttgcctatttcaaacgttcgtttttccagcaaggtttgccaaactcaataaatgtttggtagattaccttgttttttgctccttgtctatcaaaacatcggaaaaagaaagagaagtccgagggaaacagcaaaaagcacgtggcagacttgtcagttttgacagattttactatgaagatGGGTGTGAAGATtaaaacggcgatttcaacgaccgttcaagaagcgactatttcgaacggtcgggtccaatacaCGCTTAGTTAGGATAATCTAAAAGTCGGTAAAAAATACCGATAATCGAActaaagtgcacatacctaaaATGTAGGTAATCATTGATTACCTAAAGTTAGGTAGTGGTGGTTATCAAGAATTATCgttaaaaattaccgatttcgGTCGTTTATTTTTACCTAAAAATAGGTTTTGGATGTTTGTTTTGGTCATGCAAAAACGTTGAAAATTACCGATTATTCGGTTATTATTTGGTGTTTTGTTTAAAGAAAAACtcgagaaaaacaaaaattttcaatagattcatttatttttatttttattgagaTTAATATAGAAACCGGctaaattttccgccggattatGGTCCCTGCAAATGCTGGGTCTTTAGCCTTTTACCCAGCCTCTTACCTATcttcccgtggtgctggccgggatacgagcaacctttgGGAAGATCAGGTAACTAACCCCGGCGGGAACTAcagtcgtatgctgacagggagggggggggtggcagttgctcctctccggaggtgttaatctgatcgagcgtctttGAAGCGTTAGGAAGATCAGGTAACTAACCCCGGTGGAAACTGTGGTTGTATGCTTACAGGAAAGGGCGTTtactcctctccggaggtgttaacctgatcgagcgtctgttcgtCATGTTAGGAGCATCTGTTCACCACGTTAAGGGCAGCTGTTCATCGTCCGAATGCCAGCGAGCAAACCCGTGACCAACATTCCCAACCAACAACGTGTACTCCAAAGTAGACCTTATTAAAGATGACAGGCGTCGTTCGAATCCTGATCCTTCCTGGAATTTTCCGGAAATGTGAGACCGAAAAACAATTTTCCGGAATTCTGAAAATAAACAGAAGTTTTTATATTGTTCCCGGAAGTTGTCCCTTATCAAGCAACGACTTACCATCAGTTTTAAATCGTTGACTATCTCGATATTTTCCGAAGGATTCCGCGGCAGGAAAGGCAGGAAGAGCCGAcaaaaacatttgtttttaCAAAGTCaagaaaaatctaattttaggtaaaaaataacGTCATCGTCTAAAAACGTCAAATACCTAAAAATAGGTAAAAAGAAACGAGAATAATCGCTAATTTTTACCGATATTTATAGTAAACATCcattacctaattttaggtaaaataaaaacctaattttaggtaatcTTATCTAAGCGTGTAGGGAAATCGACGTACAATACCCAGGTAACCATAAGCATTAAAATAAGCCATACGTGCGACTATAAGGCTACCACAGAGCTAACAAACTTCATACTGGCTCTATAATAGCCCTATATagccgaaaaggcgaaataaagtgctaatggttacctgCACAGCAAAAAAGATTGTAATATGCATCGACGTAATCGAACAAACGTACTCAAAATCCGATGTAGAAACGATTTTCAGATGCATATTTGTATGTATTCCTATTTAATCTTACATCGCTTTGAAATTACACAGGTTTAGATTTTCCATATCCTAGCACGTTGATTTGATgtaattttcgaatgaaaaagTAGTGAATATTACATCAAAACAGATGCAACCAGTCAATGATGGTCAGATGTGTGAAATTACACAGTTTGAATGCCATTTCACATTTATTTCAGTTGCAATATTAAATATTGGCAACACTGTCCAGAATCGGTTTCGAACGATCGCCATGTTTGTTTTTGCTGTTCTGTTTCGAGTCGAGGTGAATTTAAACAAAAGTTAAATTTGATGAATTTGTTTTTAgaaattattatatttataacTATGCCTACTTTAAACGGGTAAGTGATAATTTTATCTGTTTAGTACCTTCCTGAACACAATATTCCATATGTGATAGaatgataatcaattttatttctGTTGCTTCCAGCCGGATGATTGCCGCACATATGACTCCTCAAGATTTccctttcggaaaaaaatagtATGTGAGACTCGTGTTGCGGAATCCTGTCGCCACAATTAGGTATTGACTGGGAATCACGAGTCAATCCAGGATAACTTACACCTGCCAAAACGTACATATCTGTTGTGCCGGTGCGTGCCAATATTCTAATGCGTACCCGATCCGCGCTAGCTGGCTGGGTGGACCGTATAGTGGACCCTAATAAAGCATCGAGCATCGACTACTGGGCGTCCGGTGGTATGGGGGTATTCCTTCTGAAGATTAATTGGGCCATCCCGAAGAGGAATCGGCGTCAGTGTTATACACGGCCGCCAATCTTATCCAGATTCAATACAACTGCTTATGTGGTCTGGATATGCAACGTTATTGCGGAATCAAGAATAGAACTTTCTGTCCTATTTGAAACTGAAGAGATATAAAACAACTAGACACAGAAGCAGATCGGAAAATATTTATTAGAAACATGCTGGTACAAATGCAAAGGTAAGAGAAATGGATTGGGAAGGGAATCGTTTCGGGAGAATCCTTTCTGGTTTCCGGCGGGAGTCGTATCAGGTTTAcgacagaaattcttttaaggaATCTTTTTAAAATAGCGATGAGAATCCATCCGGGATTTTTTCGGGATCCCAAAAGAAACCTTTTCacaattccgaggggaatcatTTCGGGattacaaaggaattcctacaaaattCCGACGGGATTTTATTAAAAATCCTTCCGGGTCTTCAAaaggaacatttttgaaattgcgACGCgatattccgacgggaatccttccagaACTTTAACGGgattccaatgctaattctttTGAGTTTACGACGTGATTCTTTTTGATATTCCCATGGCAATCCTTTCGAGatgtcgacgggaatccttGCGGAATAACGACAGGAGTCTTTTCCAAAACTTGACGCGTCTCCAACAAAAATCATTCcaggaattaaatgggattcaTTTCGATTTTCCGACGGGAATTCGTTTGAGATTCCGACATGGATACTTTCGAGATTCCGAACAGCATCCTTTTGGATTTCCGACTGGGACCCCGTCCCGGCGgaaatcctttcaaaattcagaCAAAAATCTTTTCGCGGTTTCGACGAGGTTCCGACGGGAGTCCTTTCGGGATTTTAATGCGAtttcgatgggaatccttttgggattccgacgggaatccttttgggattctgacgggaatccttttgggattccgacgggaatcctttcgggattccgacgggaatcctttcgggattccgacgggaatcctttcgggattccgacgggaatcctttcgggattccgacgggaatcctttcgggattccgacgggaatcctttcgggattccgacgggaatcctttcgggattccgacgggaatcctttcgggattccgcgggaattctttctggattccgaggggaatcatttcatttttgaaattgCGACGCgatattccgacgggaatccttccagaACTTTAACGGGATTCCAATGCAATTCCAATGCAACAATggaattccaattccaatttgAGTTAACGACGAGATTCTTTTTGATATTCCCATGGCAATCCTTTCGAGatgtcgacgggaatccttGCGGAATAACGACAGGAGTCTTTTCCAAAATTTGACGCGTCTCCAACAAAAATCATTCCAGGAATTTAATGGGATTCATTTCGATTTTCCGACGGGAATTCGTTTGAGATTCCGACATGGATACTTTCGAgatttcgaacagaatccttttggaTTTCCGACTGGGACCCcgtccgacgggaatcctttcgggattccgtcgagtatcctttcgggattccgacgggaatcctttcgggattccgacgggaatcatttcatttttgaaattgCGACGCGATATCGGGGTTGCGACGAGGTTCCGACGGgagtcctttcgggattctaatgggattccgatgggaatccttttgggattccgacgggaatccttttgggattccgacggaatccttttgggattctgacgggaatcctttgggattccgacgggcatcctttcgggattccgacgggaatcctttcgattccgacaggaatcctttcgggagttccgacgggaatctttcgattccgacggaaatcatttcgattccgacgggaatccttccgggattccgacgggaatccttccgggattccgacgggaatcctttcgggattccgacgggaatcctttcgggattccgacgggaatcctttcggtattccgacgggaatccttccgggattccgacgagtatccgttcgggattccgacgggaatcctttcgggattccgacgggaattctttctggattccgaggggaatcctttcgggattctgacgggaatcttggcgggactccgacgggaatcctagcgggattccaacgggaatccttgcgggattctgaCGGAAATTTTTCGGGACATCAACGGGAATTCTTCGGGATATCGACGGGAATCTTTTcgagattccgacgagaatcctttcatgatttcgacgggaatactTTCATGATCTCGAGAGGGATTTCTTTcgagattccgacgagaatcttttcgggatatcgacgagaatcctttcgggatatcgacgagaatcctttcgggattccgacgataATTCTTTCGGGACTCCGACGAGAATCGTTTCGGGACTCATATGAGAATCCTTCTACGAtttcaacgggaatcctttgaagattccaacgggaattatttcggaattcTGACGAGAATTCTTTCATGGCTTTGACAGGAATCTTTTCGAGATTCCGACACGAATtatttcaggattccgacgtgaatcctttcgggattccgacaagaactttttcgggattccgacgaaaatcctttcgggatttgaACGAGAACCCTTTCGGGATGTCGAAGAGAATCTTATCATCATTTTGATGGAAATaattcttccggagg is a window from the Armigeres subalbatus isolate Guangzhou_Male unplaced genomic scaffold, GZ_Asu_2 Contig191, whole genome shotgun sequence genome containing:
- the LOC134203518 gene encoding uncharacterized protein LOC134203518 is translated as MGVKHLDHFIRNKVDNGCFKVNIADEVRKYHNNAPLPPPVIVVDVWALLGELMGIDRESLIFGARFNVGFWIIDGFLRKLKSLDVTLEFFVDGSVLDFKLDTWSQRRDRGYQEMLELIDAVDMGDDVEAILANHEAPSCCYAIEYLARRHGRLTVSLEKECDQELAAFACKANALAIISNDSDFLIYDGDWKYWSSRDLDITSLDTLEYNRKALLKHLGLNFAQMPLFATLCGNDIVVLEELKRFHYRLGKYSDKMINVARFIRQGPKSVDVSKVVEQAFGPRNAHVKDRFQTSLDFYKTDYSTVTNHEESPQMREIFLKHPNTFMYQLWHKKPYTVSFGPVDMRRIELGERLPKFALRIHLRTAGIVLYHRVEHRKSYTHPFVIKLDHELNHKLQRFFVEFPPTDVLPTLPELFSSDPTVGENLHDRKLQLISWIVSERLDYRQLKPILRPLLPTVITLCNLMENHVLQLFEADLLLHVAYQVVTDDYDPATMEIPTKVQSRPFRLVFFYRTMYRFVVEAMGCIGLNLQKFREDPPFDGVMFHTKYEEWASSEVKTTPIAQWRIYAHQC